A single uncultured Fibrobacter sp. DNA region contains:
- a CDS encoding phosphopantetheine-binding protein → MEDLNTRIKNILINALELEDITPADIDDDAPLFGEGEGLGLDSIDALELGLAIKENFGVTFTAVNEETRKHFASINALAAFISANK, encoded by the coding sequence ATGGAAGACCTCAACACGAGAATCAAGAACATCCTCATCAATGCACTTGAACTTGAAGACATCACGCCGGCGGACATCGACGACGACGCTCCTCTCTTCGGCGAAGGCGAAGGTCTTGGCCTGGACTCCATCGACGCCTTGGAACTCGGCCTTGCCATCAAGGAAAACTTCGGTGTCACTTTCACGGCTGTAAACGAAGAAACCCGCAAGCATTTTGCCTCGATAAACGCACTTGCCGCATTTATTTCGGCCAACAAATAG
- a CDS encoding acyl carrier protein — protein MEKSEILKKLQDALISEFGMDSSKVVPEARLYEDLDLDSIDAVDLIVKLKSMLPRNINPEVFKSVRTLQDVVDAIYNLIQESGEKK, from the coding sequence ATGGAAAAATCCGAAATTCTCAAGAAACTCCAAGACGCCCTTATCAGTGAATTCGGCATGGATAGCTCCAAGGTCGTTCCGGAAGCTCGACTTTACGAAGACCTCGACCTCGACTCCATCGATGCCGTCGACCTCATCGTCAAACTCAAGTCCATGCTCCCGCGCAACATCAACCCGGAAGTGTTCAAGTCCGTACGCACGTTGCAAGACGTCGTCGACGCCATCTACAACCTCATCCAGGAATCGGGCGAGAAGAAATGA